A window of the Deltaproteobacteria bacterium genome harbors these coding sequences:
- a CDS encoding Rieske (2Fe-2S) protein: MGEFIKAINKSDVPANEGRVIEVKGKQIALFNVEGKICAIDNICVHRGGPLGEGSLDGTIVTCPWHGWQYDVTTGVSPVNPAAKVQTFPCKVEGNDILVEV, from the coding sequence ATGGGAGAATTTATCAAAGCGATCAACAAGTCGGATGTCCCCGCTAATGAGGGACGTGTGATTGAGGTGAAGGGGAAACAGATCGCCCTCTTCAATGTCGAGGGAAAAATCTGTGCGATTGACAATATCTGTGTCCATCGTGGTGGTCCACTGGGTGAGGGAAGTCTCGATGGGACTATCGTGACCTGCCCGTGGCATGGTTGGCAGTACGATGTGACAACAGGGGTGTCACCGGTGAATCCGGCAGCAAAAGTGCAGACTTTTCCGTGCAAGGTGGAAGGGAACGACATTCTCGTAGAGGTCTAA
- a CDS encoding sodium:alanine symporter family protein produces the protein MAEFLQNLEKFLNDLSNWVWGPPLLILLVGTHLFLTVRLRFIQRHLWKAIKLSISRDKEGAGDVSQFGALTTALAATIGTGNIVGVATAVASGGPGAVLWMWLTGVFGIATKYGEALLAVKYRVLDEKGQMCGGPMYALERGLKAKWLGTLFAIFTSVAAFGIGNMVQANSISSMLHETFHVSPWISGIVMAILTAVVILGGIKSIARACEALVPFMAIFYVAGCIFILIKNASLLPETVRLIVSSAFTGQAAIGGFLGAGMKEAIRYGVARGLFSNESGLGSAPIVAAAAQTKNPVRQALVSSTGTFWDTVVVCAFTGLVVVSSGDWASGLKGAALTQSAFSHIPVVGPLVLTVGLLTFVFSTILGWSYYGEKAAEYLFGTKVIKPYRYLWVLAVLLGSVATLPMVWSFADIANGLMAIPNLISLVLLSGVIVKTTREYLWSGNLDKSEGN, from the coding sequence ATGGCTGAATTTCTCCAGAATCTTGAGAAATTTCTAAACGACCTGAGCAACTGGGTCTGGGGACCACCCCTTCTCATTTTGCTTGTCGGAACCCATCTTTTCCTGACGGTAAGACTTCGTTTTATCCAGCGTCATCTCTGGAAGGCAATCAAGCTTTCGATAAGTCGAGACAAAGAAGGGGCAGGAGATGTTAGTCAATTTGGTGCCTTAACCACCGCCCTTGCGGCGACGATCGGCACCGGGAATATTGTCGGTGTCGCGACAGCGGTTGCCTCAGGCGGACCCGGAGCGGTCCTCTGGATGTGGCTCACCGGCGTTTTTGGGATCGCCACGAAATATGGCGAAGCACTTCTGGCGGTTAAATACCGCGTTCTCGATGAAAAAGGACAGATGTGTGGTGGTCCGATGTATGCACTCGAAAGAGGGTTAAAGGCCAAATGGCTCGGAACTCTCTTTGCCATTTTCACGTCGGTTGCTGCCTTCGGAATCGGCAATATGGTCCAGGCAAATTCGATCTCGAGCATGCTCCACGAGACCTTTCATGTCTCTCCCTGGATCTCTGGAATTGTGATGGCCATCCTGACCGCCGTCGTGATCCTCGGCGGGATTAAGTCGATCGCCCGGGCCTGCGAGGCCTTGGTTCCTTTTATGGCAATTTTCTACGTCGCTGGTTGCATTTTTATTCTCATCAAAAATGCTTCGCTGCTTCCGGAAACAGTTCGCCTTATTGTTTCTAGTGCTTTCACGGGTCAGGCAGCCATTGGTGGCTTCTTGGGGGCTGGAATGAAGGAAGCGATCCGTTATGGAGTGGCGCGGGGTCTTTTTTCGAATGAATCAGGACTCGGCTCAGCACCGATTGTTGCGGCAGCAGCGCAAACGAAAAACCCGGTCCGACAGGCGCTTGTCTCTTCCACCGGGACCTTCTGGGATACGGTGGTGGTTTGTGCCTTTACCGGTCTTGTTGTCGTCAGCTCTGGCGATTGGGCCAGTGGACTGAAAGGGGCAGCGCTCACACAGTCGGCCTTTAGTCATATCCCCGTCGTTGGTCCACTTGTTTTGACTGTTGGACTCCTCACCTTCGTCTTCTCAACCATCTTGGGTTGGTCCTACTATGGTGAAAAGGCGGCCGAATATCTTTTCGGCACAAAAGTCATTAAACCATACCGCTATCTATGGGTCCTCGCCGTTCTTCTTGGCTCTGTGGCAACACTCCCGATGGTCTGGTCGTTTGCCGATATCGCAAATGGGCTGATGGCGATCCCGAACCTGATCTCACTTGTCTTGCTCAGCGGCGTTATCGTCAAGACAACTCGAGAGTATCTCTGGAGCGGAAACCTGGATAAGAGCGAAGGAAATTAA
- a CDS encoding MBL fold metallo-hydrolase, whose amino-acid sequence MIYIQQLEVGMMKNFNYLIGDPETKECAYVDPAWEVDRLLGLAKKDGYQVRKILLTHRHFDHVEGVEKVVEQTGAEIFINHLDQEAVKKSQGKKILLTAGKEFPIGKLKVVAIHTPGHTPGSTCYLVEDLYLFTGDTLFQGNCGRCDLPGGDSRELFQSLQKLKGLDPTIKVYPGHDYGTKPVTTIDYERGHNPTMRADYFQAFEEIP is encoded by the coding sequence ATGATCTACATCCAACAACTCGAAGTCGGGATGATGAAAAATTTCAACTATCTCATTGGAGATCCAGAGACGAAGGAGTGTGCCTATGTCGATCCCGCATGGGAGGTCGATCGCCTTTTGGGCTTGGCAAAAAAAGATGGTTATCAGGTGAGAAAGATCCTTCTGACACATCGCCACTTTGATCATGTGGAGGGGGTTGAGAAGGTTGTCGAACAGACAGGGGCAGAAATTTTTATTAATCATCTGGATCAAGAAGCGGTCAAAAAGAGCCAGGGGAAAAAGATCCTCCTGACAGCGGGGAAGGAGTTCCCGATTGGAAAACTAAAAGTTGTTGCTATTCATACGCCAGGGCATACCCCCGGCTCAACCTGTTATCTTGTTGAGGATCTCTATCTTTTTACTGGGGATACCCTGTTTCAGGGGAACTGCGGTCGCTGTGATCTGCCTGGAGGGGATTCGAGGGAGCTTTTTCAAAGTCTCCAGAAGTTAAAAGGGCTCGATCCGACGATCAAGGTTTATCCGGGGCATGATTATGGGACAAAACCGGTCACGACGATCGACTATGAGAGGGGACATAATCCGACGATGCGTGCGGATTACTTTCAAGCCTTTGAAGAAATACCTTGA
- a CDS encoding peroxiredoxin — MLQIGQPAPDFSADAVVVEEFKKVNLFDYKGKWVVLFFYPLDFTFVCPTEITAFSDNYGKFKELGAEVLGVSVDSKFSHLAWIKTPRKEGGLERLNFPLLADLSKQISRDYEVLLDAGIALRGVFIIDNNGKLRYKCVHDLGIGRNTDEVLRVLAAIQEVDKTGEVCPANWKPGSKKIKPDVVKSKEYFQGISSKA, encoded by the coding sequence ATGTTACAAATCGGTCAGCCAGCCCCAGACTTCTCGGCAGATGCCGTTGTCGTGGAGGAGTTCAAGAAGGTCAATCTGTTCGATTATAAAGGGAAGTGGGTGGTGCTTTTTTTCTACCCCCTCGACTTCACCTTCGTCTGCCCGACGGAGATCACCGCCTTCTCCGATAACTACGGGAAATTCAAGGAGCTCGGTGCCGAGGTCCTCGGTGTCTCTGTCGATAGCAAGTTTTCGCACCTCGCCTGGATCAAGACCCCTCGAAAAGAAGGGGGACTCGAGAGACTGAATTTCCCATTACTTGCCGATCTCTCGAAACAAATCAGCCGTGACTATGAGGTTCTGCTTGATGCAGGAATCGCTCTCCGCGGCGTCTTTATCATCGATAATAACGGCAAGCTTCGTTATAAGTGTGTTCACGACCTAGGAATCGGACGCAACACCGATGAGGTCCTTCGAGTCCTCGCAGCGATTCAGGAGGTCGACAAGACCGGTGAGGTCTGCCCGGCCAATTGGAAACCGGGAAGCAAGAAAATCAAGCCGGATGTCGTGAAGTCGAAGGAGTATTTTCAAGGTATTTCTTCAAAGGCTTGA
- the moeB gene encoding molybdopterin-synthase adenylyltransferase MoeB, producing the protein MTTFSDLLKQVKKEIRELQPKEVEELAKKNPKTVLIDVREPEEWQGGIVPGAKTIARGFLELEIEDEVPDKESEVVCYCAGGIRSALAAKSLGQLGYKKVSSMIGGFNGWKNAGLPIETKKMLNQDQMTRYSRHLTLPEVGEEGQMKLLEAKILLIGAGGLGCPTAIYLAAAGVGTLGIVDFDQVDLTNLQRQILHREMDVGTPKTESARRAIAGINSQVKVITHAVKLNRDNVMEIIKEYDVIVNGCDNFPTRYLLNDACVLSKKPMVDGSIFRFEGQVTIFHPGKGPCYRCLYPLPPPPEMAPSCAEAGVLGVLPGIIGSIQAVEAIKLVLGKGESLVGRLLMYDALSQKFREMKVRRDPACPVCGENPTIKELIDYEGFCRI; encoded by the coding sequence ATGACAACCTTCAGTGACCTCTTAAAACAGGTCAAAAAAGAGATCCGTGAGCTCCAACCAAAAGAGGTAGAGGAGCTTGCCAAAAAGAATCCGAAGACCGTCCTGATCGACGTCCGTGAACCTGAGGAGTGGCAGGGAGGGATCGTCCCTGGGGCCAAGACAATCGCGCGCGGTTTCCTCGAACTGGAGATCGAGGACGAGGTACCAGATAAAGAGAGCGAGGTCGTCTGTTACTGCGCCGGAGGGATTCGATCGGCCCTTGCCGCTAAGTCACTTGGGCAATTAGGTTACAAAAAGGTTTCGTCGATGATCGGTGGCTTCAATGGCTGGAAAAATGCCGGGCTCCCGATCGAGACAAAGAAGATGCTGAATCAGGACCAGATGACCCGATACTCGCGTCATCTGACCTTGCCCGAGGTCGGGGAAGAAGGGCAAATGAAGTTGCTTGAGGCGAAGATCCTTCTTATCGGAGCGGGAGGACTCGGATGCCCCACAGCGATCTACCTCGCCGCCGCAGGAGTCGGGACACTGGGTATTGTCGACTTCGATCAGGTCGATCTCACAAATCTTCAGCGTCAGATCCTGCACCGTGAAATGGATGTTGGTACGCCGAAGACCGAATCGGCCCGTCGGGCGATCGCCGGAATCAATTCACAGGTCAAGGTCATCACACACGCCGTGAAGTTGAATCGCGACAATGTCATGGAGATTATCAAGGAATACGATGTTATCGTGAACGGCTGTGATAATTTTCCAACACGCTATCTCTTGAATGACGCCTGCGTCCTTTCGAAAAAACCGATGGTCGATGGAAGTATTTTTCGATTCGAGGGACAAGTGACTATTTTTCATCCTGGCAAAGGGCCTTGTTATCGTTGTCTCTATCCATTACCCCCACCCCCTGAAATGGCCCCCTCATGCGCCGAAGCGGGTGTCCTTGGGGTCCTGCCAGGGATCATTGGCTCTATTCAGGCGGTCGAGGCGATCAAGCTCGTCTTGGGTAAGGGGGAATCACTCGTCGGTCGCTTGTTAATGTACGACGCCCTTTCACAAAAATTCCGCGAGATGAAGGTCAGACGTGATCCCGCCTGTCCGGTCTGCGGGGAGAATCCGACGATCAAAGAGCTCATTGACTACGAGGGATTCTGTAGGATATAG